The following proteins are encoded in a genomic region of Arthrobacter jiangjiafuii:
- a CDS encoding zinc-dependent alcohol dehydrogenase, with product MRSMVYRGPYKVRVEEKDIPKIEHPNDAIVRVTSAAICGSDLHLYHGMMPDTRVGTTFGHEFVGVVHEVGPSVENLAVGDRVMVPFNIYCGSCYFCSRGLYSNCHNVNPNATAVGGIYGYSHTCGGYDGGQAEFVRVPFADVGPSLIPDWMDEEDAVLLTDALATGYFGAQLGGIREGDTVVVFGSGPVGLFAAQSSWLMGAGRVIVVDHLDYRLEKARTFAHAETYNFAEYEDIVVEMKKTTDYLGADVAIDAAGAEASGSFLQNVSASQLKLQGGSPVALNWAIDSVRKAGTVSVVGAYGPIFSAVKFGDALNKGLTLRMNQCPVKRQWPRLFEHIRNGYLKPSDIITHRIPLEHVAEGYHMFSAKLDNCIKPLVIPSAS from the coding sequence ATGCGGTCAATGGTGTACCGCGGACCGTACAAGGTCCGGGTTGAGGAAAAAGACATCCCGAAGATTGAACATCCGAACGACGCCATCGTCCGGGTGACTTCAGCCGCCATTTGCGGATCGGACCTCCACCTGTACCACGGCATGATGCCCGATACCCGGGTGGGAACGACGTTCGGGCACGAATTTGTGGGCGTGGTCCACGAAGTGGGGCCCTCGGTGGAGAACCTCGCCGTGGGAGACCGGGTCATGGTTCCCTTCAACATCTACTGCGGCTCCTGCTATTTCTGCAGCCGAGGGCTGTACTCCAACTGCCACAACGTCAACCCGAATGCCACTGCCGTGGGCGGCATCTACGGCTACTCGCACACCTGTGGCGGGTACGACGGCGGCCAGGCCGAATTCGTCCGCGTCCCCTTCGCTGACGTGGGCCCGAGCCTGATTCCGGACTGGATGGACGAAGAGGACGCCGTCCTGCTCACGGACGCCCTGGCCACGGGCTATTTCGGCGCCCAACTGGGCGGCATCCGCGAAGGTGACACCGTCGTCGTCTTCGGTTCCGGACCGGTAGGCCTGTTCGCCGCCCAGTCGTCCTGGCTCATGGGCGCGGGGAGGGTGATCGTCGTCGACCATCTGGACTACCGGCTGGAGAAGGCCCGGACGTTTGCGCACGCCGAGACCTACAACTTTGCCGAGTACGAAGACATTGTGGTCGAAATGAAAAAGACCACCGACTATCTCGGCGCGGACGTGGCGATCGATGCGGCGGGGGCTGAAGCAAGCGGCAGCTTTCTCCAAAACGTGAGCGCTTCCCAGTTGAAGCTCCAGGGCGGGTCGCCGGTCGCGCTGAACTGGGCCATCGACTCGGTCCGGAAGGCAGGCACCGTCTCCGTCGTCGGGGCGTACGGGCCCATCTTCAGCGCGGTGAAGTTCGGCGATGCCCTGAACAAGGGACTGACGCTCCGGATGAACCAGTGTCCGGTGAAGCGGCAGTGGCCGCGGCTGTTTGAACACATCCGCAATGGCTACCTCAAGCCGAGCGACATCATTACGCACCGCATTCCACTGGAACACGTCGCCGAGGGTTATCACATGTTCTCGGCCAAGCTCGATAACTGCATCAAGCCGCTGGTTATCCCCAGCGCGTCCTGA
- a CDS encoding DUF3626 domain-containing protein — protein sequence MPGQLTQEPALWRQAVDYVRAQVQGPPLVGTLDITVHFHPDAPVRGRPLLEHLAGDGLYRSQFETGTGNGGLTAWEGGDRWRWEQRMFGGVYDGAAPDQRPKYGSLNYRRRDVGGSVRFGSAHFRLKRSEYPRVTFCYPDSSTEPEHFGTADSMPLVPMALEDAPRRGLDVLDDHIEAHIHGPLRIGRHIEALVLDPSYRGTAVEAAANALPCPLEWHSGFRLRQEELERHPDYRGRHVVAAGRSMARGGWLDPRILGEAVREQRFDRQTLKQVWHCVARFGHDWDTCGSPDGFSAARPEGREGARPTLDGRDPTEAG from the coding sequence GTGCCTGGGCAGCTGACGCAGGAGCCGGCGCTCTGGCGGCAGGCGGTGGACTACGTCAGGGCACAGGTGCAGGGGCCCCCGCTTGTCGGAACCCTGGATATCACGGTGCACTTCCATCCGGACGCCCCGGTCCGCGGCCGCCCGCTGCTCGAGCATCTGGCTGGCGACGGGCTGTACCGGTCACAGTTCGAGACCGGCACCGGCAACGGCGGCCTGACCGCATGGGAGGGCGGCGACCGCTGGCGCTGGGAGCAGCGCATGTTCGGCGGGGTGTACGACGGCGCCGCGCCGGATCAGCGGCCCAAGTACGGTTCGCTGAACTACCGGCGCCGGGATGTGGGCGGATCGGTGCGTTTTGGTTCTGCGCACTTCCGGCTGAAGCGTTCCGAATACCCCCGGGTGACCTTCTGCTATCCGGACAGCAGTACCGAGCCGGAACACTTCGGGACCGCAGATTCCATGCCCCTGGTACCGATGGCGCTCGAGGATGCACCGCGTCGCGGCCTGGATGTCCTTGATGACCACATAGAAGCCCACATCCACGGACCATTGCGGATCGGCCGCCACATCGAGGCACTGGTGCTTGACCCCTCCTACCGCGGAACCGCCGTAGAGGCCGCAGCCAATGCGCTGCCGTGCCCGCTCGAATGGCATTCCGGCTTCCGGCTGCGGCAGGAGGAGCTTGAGCGCCACCCGGACTACCGGGGCCGGCACGTTGTCGCCGCCGGGCGGAGCATGGCCCGGGGCGGCTGGCTTGACCCCCGGATTCTGGGCGAGGCTGTCCGGGAACAGCGCTTTGACCGGCAGACCCTGAAGCAGGTGTGGCACTGTGTGGCCCGGTTCGGGCATGACTGGGACACGTGCGGCTCCCCCGACGGGTTCAGCGCAGCCAGACCGGAGGGCCGTGAAGGTGCCCGGCCCACCCTTGACGGCCGGGACCCCACAGAGGCAGGGTAA